From one Lycium barbarum isolate Lr01 chromosome 6, ASM1917538v2, whole genome shotgun sequence genomic stretch:
- the LOC132600543 gene encoding protein BUD31 homolog 1-like, translating into MPRVKTNRIKHPEGWELIEPTLVELDAKMREAGNDSNDGKRKCEALWPIFKIAHQRSRYVYDLYYVRKEISKELYEFCLEQGHADRNLIAKWKKPGYERLCCLHCIQPRDHNFATTCACRVPKHLREAAVIECVHCGCQGCASGD; encoded by the exons ATGCCTAGAGTTAAGACAAATCGTATAAAACACCCCGAGGGTTGGGAGCTGATTGAGCCTACCTTAGTTGAACTGGATGCTAAAATGAGAGAAG CTGGCAATGACTCAAATGATGGTAAAAGAAAGTGTGAAGCACTCTGGCCCATATTCAAGATCGCACATCAGAGGAGCAGATATGTATATGACCTTTACTATGTAAGGAAAGAAATATCTAAAGAGCTGTACGAGTTCTGTTTGGAGCAAGGTCATGCAGATCGCAACCTGATTGCAAAGTGGAAAAAG CCTGGATACGAGCGTCTCTGCTGCTTGCACTGCATACAGCCCCGGGATCACAACTTTGCAACTACTTGTGCGTGTCGTGTTCCCAAGCACCTTAGGGAAGCTGCTGTGATAGAGTGTGTCCATTGTGGATGTCAAGGTTGTGCCAGTGGCGACTAA